A section of the Humulus lupulus chromosome 2, drHumLupu1.1, whole genome shotgun sequence genome encodes:
- the LOC133818292 gene encoding probable aquaporin NIP5-1 — protein MAALSGCKKAFPAFNVSLVRKLGAEFVGTFIMVFGATAAPIVNKEHDGSAGALVGNAVCSGLAVMVVIFSTGHISGAHLNPAVTIAFAALKHFPWAQVLPYIVVQVVGSISASFALKAAFHPFMSSGLTVPEVTVHEAFAVEFIITFFLMFIVTAVSTDTRAAGELAGIAVGATVILNVLISGKSTGGSMNPVRSLGPAIAAGNFKGLWIYMVAPPLGALAGAATYTVVKVSDRTQNQVHDDSIRQDSASAMSDYQPHPTGNILI, from the exons ATGGCAGCACTCAGTGGTTGCAAGAAGGCTTTTCCTGCTTTCAATGTCTCTCTGGTCCGCAAG CTAGGAGCGGAGTTCGTAGGAACTTTCATCATGGTGTTTGGAGCAACAGCAGCGCCCATCGTGAATAAGGAGCACGATGGATCAGCCGGAGCCTTAGTGGGAAACGCAGTGTGCTCGGGGCTGGCAGTGATGGTGGTGATATTTTCCACTGGCCACATCTCCGGCGCCCACCTAAACCCTGCGGTGACCATCGCATTCGCAGCACTGAAGCACTTCCCTTGGGCACAAGTTCTCCCTTACATAGTAGTCCAGGTTGTGGGTTCCATATCAGCCTCTTTCGCTCTCAAGGCAGCCTTTCACCCCTTCATGTCCAGTGGACTTACCGTTCCTGAAGTCACCGTTCACGAAGCTTTTGCGGTCGAGTTCATCATCACCTTCTTCCTCATGTTCATTGTCACCGCTGTGTCCACGGACACACGTGCG GCAGGAGAATTGGCGGGAATAGCAGTTGGAGCTACAGTTATCCTCAATGTTCTCATATCAGG GAAATCAACAGGTGGGTCAATGAATCCCGTGCGGTCTCTAGGTCCGGCAATTGCTGCTGGGAATTTTAAAGGGTTGTGGATATACATGGTGGCTCCACCACTAGGGGCCCTAGCTGGGGCAGCCACCTACACTGTTGTGAAGGTCTCGGATAGAACACAAAATCAG GTCCACGATGACTCTATTCGCCAGGATTCCGCTTCAGCAATGAGTGATTATCAGCCACATCCCACAG GTAACATCCTAATATGA